The uncultured Roseibium sp. genome contains a region encoding:
- a CDS encoding pyridoxal phosphate-dependent aminotransferase, which produces MGFIADALARVKPSATIAVTNKAAELKASGMDVIGLGAGEPDFDTPDNIKAAAIKAINEGKTKYTKVDGIPELKAAICAKFKRENGLTYTPDQITVGTGGKQVLYNALMATLNPGDEVIIPTPYWVSYPDMVLLAGGTPVIVEADKSTFKITPEALDAAITPRTKWIIFNSPSNPSGAAYTEAELKGLTDVLMKHPHVWMMTDDMYEHLVYDDFKFTTPAQIEPALYERTLTVNGVSKAYAMTGWRIGYAGGPADLIKAIAKIQSQSTSNPCTISQWAAVEALNGSQDFIPVNNEIFKGRRDLVVSMLNQAKGIHCPVPEGAFYVFPSCAGTIGKTAPSGKVIETDEDFVTELLEAEGVAVVHGSAFGLGPNFRISYATSNEALTEACTRIQRFCGNLK; this is translated from the coding sequence ATGGGCTTTATCGCCGACGCGCTGGCGCGAGTTAAACCATCCGCGACCATTGCAGTCACCAACAAGGCAGCTGAACTGAAAGCCTCGGGTATGGACGTCATCGGCCTGGGTGCCGGTGAGCCGGATTTCGATACCCCGGACAATATCAAGGCGGCTGCGATCAAGGCGATTAACGAGGGCAAGACCAAGTACACCAAGGTGGACGGTATCCCCGAGCTGAAGGCTGCCATTTGCGCCAAGTTCAAGCGGGAAAACGGCCTGACCTACACGCCGGACCAGATTACGGTCGGTACCGGCGGCAAGCAGGTGCTCTACAATGCCCTGATGGCGACCCTGAACCCGGGCGACGAAGTCATCATTCCGACGCCCTACTGGGTGAGCTATCCGGACATGGTTCTTCTGGCCGGCGGCACGCCGGTGATCGTGGAAGCCGACAAGTCGACCTTCAAGATCACGCCGGAGGCGCTCGATGCGGCGATTACGCCGCGCACCAAGTGGATCATCTTCAACTCTCCGTCCAACCCGTCGGGTGCCGCCTATACGGAAGCGGAACTCAAGGGACTGACGGACGTGCTGATGAAGCACCCGCATGTCTGGATGATGACCGACGACATGTACGAGCACCTGGTCTACGACGACTTCAAGTTCACCACACCGGCCCAGATCGAGCCTGCGCTGTACGAGCGCACGCTGACGGTCAACGGTGTGTCCAAGGCCTATGCCATGACCGGCTGGCGCATCGGCTATGCCGGGGGTCCGGCCGATCTGATCAAGGCGATCGCCAAGATCCAGTCCCAGTCGACCTCCAATCCCTGCACGATTTCGCAGTGGGCTGCGGTCGAGGCCCTGAACGGCAGCCAGGATTTCATTCCGGTCAACAACGAGATCTTCAAGGGCCGGCGGGATCTGGTCGTCTCGATGCTGAACCAGGCGAAGGGCATTCACTGCCCGGTTCCCGAAGGCGCCTTCTACGTGTTTCCGTCCTGCGCGGGCACCATCGGCAAGACCGCGCCGTCGGGCAAGGTGATCGAAACGGACGAGGACTTCGTGACCGAGCTTCTGGAAGCAGAGGGCGTTGCCGTGGTTCATGGCTCGGCCTTCGGTCTCGGCCCGAACTTCCGCATTTCCTATGCGACGTCGAACGAAGCCCTGACAGAAGCCTGCACGCGCATTCAGCGTTTCTGCGGAAATCTGAAGTAA
- a CDS encoding metalloregulator ArsR/SmtB family transcription factor — protein sequence MNSFDLTDFREEQAKALSSAARMKILHWLRTPEVNFAEQVTGDPAEIGVCVTLITGKLGMSQPTVSRHLELLRRAGFLTVQRIGKWSFYKRDEETLSDYRSWLNDAL from the coding sequence ATGAATTCGTTTGACCTTACAGATTTTCGCGAAGAACAGGCGAAGGCCCTGTCCAGTGCCGCGCGAATGAAAATTCTTCATTGGCTCAGGACGCCTGAGGTGAATTTTGCGGAACAGGTCACCGGCGATCCGGCCGAAATCGGTGTCTGCGTCACCCTGATCACAGGCAAGTTGGGAATGAGTCAACCAACCGTCAGTCGCCACCTGGAGCTTCTCAGGCGCGCTGGCTTCCTGACTGTCCAGCGTATTGGCAAGTGGTCTTTTTACAAACGAGACGAAGAAACGCTAAGCGACTACAGGAGCTGGCTTAATGACGCTTTATGA
- a CDS encoding alpha/beta hydrolase: protein MTLYEDLDRRFFPGFKRQKIQGSDGDIQTLVGGSGPPLLMLHGDPQTHLCWHHIAPELARDYTVVLTDIRGRGESHKPGRTPENVAYSKRVHAREQLDVMKTLGFETFRLVGHDRGARISRRMALDFPDRIERLAIMDIVPILDFYENTTAKVAQDYYYFFFLTQPSPIPEDLIKGSPEKLTRQILTGLPGQVALYDPDIFEAYLASGASEEAIVAMCECFRAGLSQDIHHDREDREAGRTIVCPTLVMWGEQGVVGTHFDVRGIWSRWAPDCTFAPLPCGHFIPEEKPALALQRLRDFLK, encoded by the coding sequence ATGACGCTTTATGAAGACCTAGACCGCCGTTTCTTCCCGGGATTCAAGCGCCAAAAAATTCAAGGCTCCGATGGTGATATTCAAACGCTGGTGGGGGGAAGTGGCCCGCCGTTGCTGATGTTGCATGGCGATCCTCAAACGCATCTTTGCTGGCATCACATCGCCCCGGAACTGGCCCGGGACTACACGGTTGTTCTCACGGATATCCGTGGCCGCGGCGAAAGCCACAAGCCGGGGCGCACACCGGAGAATGTCGCCTATTCCAAGCGGGTCCATGCGCGTGAACAGCTGGACGTCATGAAAACCCTCGGCTTTGAGACATTCCGTTTGGTCGGGCACGACCGCGGTGCCCGCATCTCCCGGCGCATGGCCTTGGACTTTCCGGACCGGATAGAACGCCTGGCCATAATGGATATTGTTCCCATACTGGATTTTTATGAGAACACGACCGCGAAGGTCGCTCAGGACTACTATTATTTCTTCTTCCTGACCCAGCCCAGCCCGATACCTGAGGACCTGATCAAGGGCAGTCCGGAAAAGCTCACTCGTCAGATTTTGACCGGATTGCCAGGACAGGTCGCGCTCTACGACCCGGATATTTTTGAAGCATATCTGGCCTCCGGCGCCAGTGAGGAGGCGATCGTAGCCATGTGCGAATGCTTCAGGGCCGGGTTGTCTCAAGACATCCATCACGACCGTGAAGACAGGGAGGCGGGTCGGACGATCGTCTGTCCGACGTTGGTGATGTGGGGGGAACAGGGTGTCGTGGGAACCCACTTCGACGTGCGGGGCATCTGGAGCCGTTGGGCTCCCGACTGCACGTTTGCTCCACTGCCCTGCGGGCACTTCATACCGGAAGAGAAACCGGCATTGGCTCTGCAGCGGTTGAGGGATTTTTTGAAATAG
- a CDS encoding DUF992 domain-containing protein, with product MKRFTPIALSLMAAVASATPVLAKDAPGLQVGKLTCAVTEKTNFIVGSTATLGCNYQPATGGAVQYYSGTVNDYGIDIGDVDNATLVWGVLAPSADMQPGALEGTYGGVTAGVSLGAGVEANALVGGLDKSIALNPLSIQGETGTNITLGVSKLTLKLID from the coding sequence ATGAAACGTTTTACACCGATAGCCCTTTCCCTCATGGCTGCGGTCGCTTCGGCGACCCCTGTCCTGGCAAAGGATGCGCCTGGTCTCCAGGTCGGTAAGTTGACTTGCGCTGTCACCGAAAAGACCAACTTCATCGTCGGGTCTACTGCGACGCTCGGCTGTAATTATCAGCCGGCCACAGGCGGTGCCGTGCAGTATTACAGCGGTACAGTCAACGATTACGGGATCGATATCGGAGACGTCGACAACGCCACGCTGGTCTGGGGCGTGCTTGCTCCGAGCGCGGATATGCAACCCGGGGCGCTGGAAGGCACCTATGGAGGCGTGACCGCAGGTGTAAGCCTCGGTGCAGGTGTTGAGGCGAATGCGCTGGTCGGTGGGCTCGACAAGTCGATCGCCCTGAACCCGCTTAGCATTCAGGGTGAAACCGGAACAAACATCACGCTGGGCGTGAGCAAGCTCACGCTCAAACTGATCGACTGA
- a CDS encoding elongation factor G: MGTRCIALVGPFGSGKTSLLEALLARTGAVARQGTVAGGNTVGDGSPEARAHGMSVEANFAETDFLGDHYSFIDCPGSVEFLSEMEGVLDGVDLAVVVAEDDERKVPALQLILKSLEARAVPRVLFLNKIDKSSRRVRDVLQVLQPASSVPLVLRQIPIWEGGEAKGFIDLALERAHVYHEQEESTVVDMSDADKARELEARYTMLETLADHDDDLMEALLEDIAPDPDLVFADLVRELKEGLICPVFFGSAEHGNGVGRLLKALRHETPDVTVTRDRLAVDGSGAAVQVVKTLHTLHGGKLSIARILGGEISDGDMLYRFDGSEAKVSGVFAIFGQQAVKRARAATGDLVGLGRLENVQTGERLKMSAHEAGNRAGPAALSLPQPVLSISVAASKRQDEVRLSSALGKLIEEDPSLHLHQSQASSETMLGGQGEMHLRVAKERLSGKYGLSIDTSVPHMPYQETIRAGTKVRGRHKKQSGGHGQFGDVVLEIRPLPRGEGVQFTDTITGGVVPKQYIPSVKDGITEALQAGPLGFPVVDVAVCLTDGSYHSVDSSDQAFKMAGILGIREGLPECKPVLLEPVMKVVVVCPSEATARINAIVSARRGQLLGFDARPGWDGWDEVNALMPQAEIGDLIVELRSATAGVASYTADFDHMAELTGKAADDALRRAGQQAA; this comes from the coding sequence ATGGGCACGCGATGCATCGCGCTCGTCGGGCCGTTCGGCAGCGGCAAAACCAGTCTTCTGGAGGCGCTGCTGGCGCGGACAGGGGCGGTGGCGCGCCAGGGAACGGTCGCGGGCGGCAATACGGTCGGCGACGGATCTCCGGAAGCGCGGGCCCATGGCATGAGCGTCGAAGCGAACTTCGCGGAAACCGATTTTCTCGGGGATCACTATAGTTTCATCGATTGTCCGGGCTCGGTCGAGTTCCTGTCCGAAATGGAAGGGGTGCTCGACGGCGTCGATCTGGCGGTGGTCGTTGCGGAGGACGACGAACGCAAGGTACCGGCCTTGCAGCTGATCCTGAAAAGCCTGGAAGCCCGCGCCGTGCCGCGGGTTTTGTTTTTGAACAAGATCGACAAGAGCAGCCGGCGGGTGCGCGATGTCCTGCAGGTGCTGCAGCCGGCATCCTCCGTGCCGCTGGTTTTACGGCAGATCCCCATCTGGGAGGGCGGCGAGGCCAAGGGCTTTATCGATCTCGCCCTGGAACGGGCACACGTCTACCACGAACAGGAAGAAAGCACCGTGGTCGACATGTCGGATGCGGACAAGGCCCGGGAGCTGGAAGCCCGCTACACCATGCTGGAGACGCTGGCCGATCATGACGACGATCTGATGGAAGCGTTGCTGGAGGATATCGCGCCGGACCCGGATCTCGTTTTCGCCGATCTGGTTCGGGAACTCAAGGAAGGGCTGATCTGTCCGGTCTTCTTCGGCTCGGCGGAACACGGCAACGGTGTCGGGCGCCTTTTGAAGGCGCTTCGCCACGAGACGCCGGATGTGACGGTCACGCGTGACCGTCTTGCGGTGGACGGCAGCGGGGCTGCGGTTCAGGTGGTCAAGACGCTGCACACGCTTCATGGCGGCAAGCTTTCCATCGCGCGTATCCTTGGCGGTGAGATAAGCGACGGCGACATGCTTTACCGGTTCGACGGCAGCGAAGCGAAGGTGTCCGGGGTGTTCGCGATTTTCGGTCAACAGGCGGTCAAGCGGGCGAGGGCGGCAACCGGTGATCTCGTCGGCCTTGGCCGGCTCGAGAATGTGCAGACTGGTGAACGGCTGAAGATGTCAGCGCATGAAGCCGGCAACCGAGCCGGTCCGGCCGCGCTCAGCCTTCCCCAGCCGGTGCTGTCGATTTCCGTGGCTGCCTCCAAACGCCAGGATGAAGTGCGTTTGTCTTCCGCTCTGGGCAAACTGATCGAGGAAGATCCGTCCCTTCACCTGCACCAGAGCCAGGCGAGCAGCGAAACCATGCTTGGAGGTCAGGGCGAGATGCATCTTCGGGTGGCCAAGGAAAGGCTTTCTGGCAAATACGGGCTCAGCATCGATACGTCCGTGCCTCATATGCCGTATCAGGAAACGATTCGGGCCGGCACGAAGGTTCGCGGCCGGCACAAGAAACAATCCGGGGGGCACGGCCAGTTCGGCGATGTGGTTCTGGAGATCAGGCCGTTGCCGCGCGGCGAAGGCGTCCAGTTCACCGATACGATCACCGGCGGTGTGGTGCCGAAGCAGTATATTCCTTCGGTGAAGGACGGCATTACGGAAGCCCTGCAGGCAGGACCGCTCGGGTTCCCCGTGGTGGATGTTGCCGTGTGCCTCACCGACGGCTCCTATCATTCGGTCGATAGCTCCGATCAGGCGTTCAAGATGGCCGGGATCCTGGGGATCCGCGAAGGATTGCCGGAGTGCAAGCCGGTGTTGCTGGAGCCGGTCATGAAGGTTGTCGTGGTTTGCCCGAGCGAGGCCACGGCCAGGATCAACGCGATCGTTTCGGCCCGCCGCGGCCAGTTGCTCGGGTTCGATGCCCGTCCCGGCTGGGACGGTTGGGACGAGGTCAATGCCCTGATGCCGCAGGCTGAAATCGGCGACCTGATCGTCGAACTCCGATCGGCGACAGCAGGTGTGGCGAGCTATACCGCCGACTTCGACCATATGGCGGAGCTCACCGGCAAGGCCGCTGACGATGCGCTGCGCCGGGCCGGGCAACAGGCAGCCTGA
- the msrP gene encoding protein-methionine-sulfoxide reductase catalytic subunit MsrP yields MNIIHKRSWEIPESAATPEDVFWNRRRFLAGLGASGLALGAGGFARPAFAEDDPSAKLYPVPRNEAYKLDREVTPESVTSVYNNFYEFGSHKQIARAAQALPVRPWSVVLDGMIDNPQTIDIDDLLAKMPLEERLYRHRCVEAWSMAVPWSGFQLSELVKLAGPKSGAKYLRFETFKNPDVASGQKQSWYPWPYVEGLTMEEATNELTFMATGVYGKPLAKQYGAPLRLALPWKYGFKSIKSIVRISFTDKRPVSFWEEIQASEYGFWANVNPEVPHPRWSQASERLLGTDERRDTLLYNGYEEQVAYLYKDLQDERLFM; encoded by the coding sequence ATGAACATCATTCACAAGCGGTCCTGGGAAATACCGGAAAGTGCGGCAACGCCGGAGGACGTCTTCTGGAACCGGCGGCGGTTTCTTGCCGGACTGGGGGCAAGTGGACTGGCTCTGGGTGCCGGTGGTTTTGCGCGTCCGGCCTTTGCCGAGGATGATCCGAGCGCGAAGCTCTATCCGGTTCCGCGCAACGAGGCCTACAAGCTGGATCGGGAGGTAACGCCTGAATCCGTCACCTCGGTCTACAATAATTTCTATGAATTCGGGTCGCACAAGCAGATCGCGCGTGCCGCCCAGGCCCTGCCGGTCCGGCCCTGGAGCGTGGTGCTCGACGGCATGATCGACAATCCCCAGACGATCGATATTGATGACCTTCTGGCGAAAATGCCGCTGGAGGAGCGGCTTTACCGGCACAGATGCGTCGAGGCCTGGTCGATGGCCGTGCCCTGGTCCGGTTTCCAGCTGTCCGAGTTGGTCAAGCTGGCCGGGCCGAAATCGGGCGCAAAGTATCTGCGCTTCGAAACGTTCAAAAATCCCGATGTCGCGTCCGGCCAGAAACAGAGCTGGTATCCCTGGCCCTATGTGGAAGGCCTGACGATGGAGGAGGCGACCAACGAGCTGACTTTCATGGCGACCGGCGTTTACGGAAAGCCGCTTGCCAAACAGTACGGTGCACCGCTGCGGCTGGCCTTGCCCTGGAAATACGGGTTCAAGTCGATCAAGTCGATCGTCCGTATTTCCTTCACCGACAAGCGTCCGGTGAGCTTCTGGGAGGAAATCCAGGCTTCCGAGTACGGTTTTTGGGCGAACGTGAATCCGGAGGTGCCACATCCGCGCTGGAGCCAGGCGAGCGAACGGCTGCTTGGAACCGACGAGCGCCGGGATACGCTGCTTTACAACGGCTACGAAGAGCAGGTCGCCTATCTCTACAAGGATCTGCAGGACGAGCGGCTGTTCATGTAA
- a CDS encoding LysR family transcriptional regulator, with product MDWDKLRIFHAAAQAGSFTHAGEVLNLSQSAVSRQVSSLEQDLGVPLFHRHARGLLLTEQGELLYRTAADVLMKLESVQSRLSDSKDKPSGILKVTTTVGLGSTWLTSRINDFINFYPDVELQLIFDDDELDLGMREADVAIRLRLPTQPDLIQRKLFTVHFHVYAAPGYLKRFGTPRSIEELEKHRIVTFGEQAPAYLRDMNWLDTAGRPAADPRRSVLKVNNLVAIKRAVQTGVGIAILPDYIIEKDSGLVQVLTELEDKVPSFDTYFVYPSELKNTARVKVFRDFLVANAETWVY from the coding sequence ATGGATTGGGACAAACTGCGTATCTTCCATGCCGCCGCTCAGGCGGGCAGCTTCACCCACGCCGGCGAGGTGCTCAATCTGAGCCAGTCGGCCGTGAGCCGGCAGGTCAGCTCTCTGGAACAGGATCTCGGCGTGCCGCTGTTTCACCGGCATGCCCGCGGCCTTTTGCTGACCGAACAAGGCGAGCTGCTCTACCGGACGGCGGCCGATGTGCTGATGAAACTGGAATCCGTCCAGAGCCGCCTTTCAGACAGCAAGGACAAACCGTCCGGCATCCTGAAGGTCACGACGACCGTCGGCCTCGGATCCACCTGGCTGACGTCCCGCATCAACGACTTCATCAATTTCTACCCGGATGTCGAACTGCAGCTGATTTTCGACGACGACGAACTGGACCTGGGCATGCGCGAGGCGGATGTCGCGATCCGGCTGCGACTGCCGACCCAACCGGACCTCATTCAGCGCAAGCTCTTCACCGTGCATTTCCACGTTTACGCGGCACCGGGTTATCTGAAGCGCTTCGGAACCCCCCGCAGCATCGAAGAGCTTGAGAAGCACCGCATCGTCACCTTCGGCGAACAGGCCCCGGCCTATCTGCGCGACATGAACTGGCTCGACACCGCGGGCAGGCCGGCGGCGGATCCACGCCGATCGGTGCTTAAGGTCAATAACCTCGTGGCCATCAAACGCGCCGTGCAGACCGGCGTCGGCATTGCCATCCTGCCGGACTACATCATCGAGAAGGACAGCGGCCTCGTGCAGGTCCTGACCGAACTTGAAGACAAGGTGCCCTCCTTCGACACCTATTTCGTCTATCCATCGGAACTGAAGAATACGGCACGGGTAAAGGTGTTCCGCGATTTCCTGGTCGCCAACGCGGAAACCTGGGTCTACTGA
- the trxB gene encoding thioredoxin-disulfide reductase, which yields MTTEHSKLFIIGSGPAGYTAAIYGARAMMEPTLVAGIQPGGQLTITTEVENYPGFADPIQGPWLMEQMQKQAENVGTKIVYDTILKVDLSNRPFRMEGDSGTTYTADALVIATGAQARWLGLPSEEDFMGAGVSACATCDGFFYRNKDVVVVGGGNTAVEEALYLANLASKVTLVHRRDSLRAERILQERLLKHPKIEVIWDHAVDEILGGGIPKAVNGVRLKNTKTGETQEIPTDGVFIAIGHAPSVELFKGQLPLKPNGYLETAPDSTKTAIPGVFAAGDVTDDIYRQAVTAAGMGCMAALEAERFLAEHEVSAPEPAE from the coding sequence ATGACCACCGAGCATTCAAAGCTTTTCATCATCGGCTCGGGTCCTGCCGGCTATACCGCCGCGATTTACGGAGCCCGCGCCATGATGGAACCGACGCTTGTCGCCGGCATTCAGCCGGGCGGCCAGCTGACCATCACCACCGAGGTGGAAAACTACCCGGGCTTCGCCGACCCTATCCAGGGGCCCTGGCTGATGGAACAGATGCAGAAGCAGGCCGAAAACGTCGGCACGAAAATCGTCTACGACACGATCCTCAAGGTCGATCTGTCGAACCGTCCCTTCCGTATGGAAGGCGACAGCGGCACCACCTACACCGCTGATGCATTGGTCATTGCCACCGGCGCCCAGGCCCGCTGGCTCGGCCTGCCGTCGGAAGAGGATTTCATGGGGGCCGGCGTCTCCGCCTGCGCAACCTGTGACGGCTTCTTCTACCGCAACAAGGACGTGGTGGTTGTCGGCGGTGGCAATACGGCGGTCGAGGAAGCGCTTTATCTGGCGAACCTTGCGTCCAAGGTCACCCTTGTGCATCGCCGGGACAGCCTGCGCGCAGAACGCATCCTGCAGGAGCGCCTGCTCAAGCACCCGAAGATCGAGGTGATCTGGGACCATGCGGTCGATGAAATCCTGGGCGGCGGCATTCCCAAGGCGGTCAATGGTGTCCGCCTGAAAAATACCAAAACCGGTGAGACGCAGGAAATTCCGACCGACGGCGTCTTCATCGCCATTGGCCATGCGCCATCGGTCGAGCTGTTCAAGGGACAGCTGCCGCTCAAGCCCAACGGTTATCTGGAAACCGCGCCTGACAGCACGAAGACGGCCATCCCGGGTGTCTTTGCCGCCGGCGACGTGACCGATGACATCTATCGCCAGGCCGTGACGGCAGCCGGTATGGGTTGCATGGCGGCGCTTGAAGCGGAACGCTTTCTGGCGGAACATGAAGTCTCCGCACCTGAGCCGGCGGAATAA
- a CDS encoding mitochondrial fission ELM1 family protein, with protein sequence MIQKHHNRIAVPISPTPENCWVLTDGKAGDETQCIGVAEALGTGYEIRKVAPRPPFSWAMPWGPIDPRERESRSGSPIALPFPDIVIASGRRAVAYLRRVKKASNGRTFTVFLKDPRTGPETADLIWVPEHDSLRGANVLTTPTAPHRFTRQVLSGLRAKPNPQIDALVHPRVAVLIGGNSRHHTFTESDIENLSAALNRLMDEDGASLMITASRRTPEPLKLRLEQLAASRNCLMWSGAGENPLANYLAKADAIVVTADSTNMIGEAAATGKPVHVFKPHGDHPKIDRFLGTLASLGIIHPFPGPLKNTTYEPLDSTPMIASEILKRFARHRTG encoded by the coding sequence ATGATTCAGAAACATCACAACAGGATTGCCGTGCCTATATCGCCGACGCCTGAAAATTGCTGGGTCCTGACAGACGGCAAAGCAGGCGATGAAACCCAGTGCATCGGCGTGGCGGAGGCGCTCGGGACCGGGTACGAGATCCGTAAGGTGGCCCCGCGCCCGCCGTTTAGCTGGGCCATGCCGTGGGGACCGATCGATCCGCGGGAAAGGGAAAGCCGGTCCGGCAGTCCGATTGCCCTCCCCTTTCCGGATATCGTCATCGCCTCGGGACGGCGCGCCGTGGCTTATCTGCGGCGGGTCAAGAAGGCCTCCAATGGGCGAACCTTCACCGTTTTCCTGAAAGACCCGCGCACCGGCCCGGAAACGGCCGACCTGATCTGGGTGCCTGAGCACGACAGCCTGCGCGGCGCGAACGTGCTGACAACGCCGACCGCACCGCACCGGTTTACACGCCAGGTTCTGTCAGGCCTTCGGGCAAAGCCGAACCCGCAGATCGATGCCCTTGTCCATCCGCGCGTCGCTGTCCTGATCGGCGGCAACAGCCGTCATCACACATTTACGGAAAGCGATATCGAAAACCTGAGCGCGGCACTAAATCGGCTTATGGACGAAGACGGCGCGTCCTTGATGATCACGGCATCCCGCCGGACGCCGGAGCCGCTCAAGCTGCGACTGGAACAACTTGCCGCATCGCGGAACTGCCTTATGTGGAGCGGCGCTGGCGAAAATCCGCTTGCCAACTACCTCGCGAAGGCCGATGCCATTGTCGTGACGGCCGATTCGACCAACATGATCGGCGAGGCGGCAGCCACCGGAAAACCGGTCCATGTGTTCAAGCCCCATGGCGATCACCCGAAAATTGACCGCTTTCTGGGGACTTTAGCCTCACTTGGGATCATTCACCCCTTTCCGGGACCGCTAAAAAACACTACCTACGAGCCGCTGGACAGCACGCCGATGATCGCAAGCGAAATCCTGAAGAGATTCGCAAGACATCGGACAGGCTGA
- a CDS encoding Lrp/AsnC family transcriptional regulator has protein sequence MKARLDAIDWHILKELQEDGRMTNVELARRVGISAPPCLRRVRALEEAGLIRGYRTLLDEKQLGFDVTAFAMVGLHSQKEADLIAFEKTVQAWDVVRESYMLSGEVDFLLKCVAPDLQSFQNFVISELTAAANVASVRTALTIRRTKDEPIVPIEN, from the coding sequence GTGAAAGCGCGGCTTGATGCAATCGACTGGCACATCCTGAAAGAGCTGCAGGAAGACGGGCGGATGACGAATGTCGAACTCGCCCGTCGGGTCGGGATTTCCGCACCTCCCTGTTTGCGACGTGTCCGCGCGCTGGAAGAAGCCGGTTTGATCCGCGGCTACCGGACACTCCTGGATGAAAAGCAGTTGGGCTTCGATGTGACGGCCTTTGCCATGGTTGGCCTGCATAGTCAGAAAGAAGCCGATCTGATCGCTTTTGAAAAAACCGTCCAGGCCTGGGATGTCGTGCGTGAGAGCTACATGCTTTCCGGCGAGGTCGATTTCCTGTTGAAATGCGTTGCGCCGGATCTGCAGAGTTTCCAGAATTTTGTCATCAGCGAATTGACGGCCGCGGCGAATGTGGCAAGCGTACGGACCGCACTGACTATTCGGCGTACCAAAGATGAACCGATCGTTCCGATCGAGAACTGA